The following proteins are co-located in the Micromonospora viridifaciens genome:
- a CDS encoding TIGR02611 family protein: MVTRGSSVEPRATTDPPKGAVRAAERRGYEVPVDQGDRGADDGYRGASGVAVDPRPRSRWRDRVHTTLDLIRANPVGRVTLKIAVAVVGAIVVTVGIALIPLPGPGWLIVIGGLVIWAVEFIWARRLLAFTRHNVQAWTRWVIGQSLAVRFLLGAVGLVFVAAVLWLSLKYSLGIDVVARVLHYLATH; encoded by the coding sequence ATGGTCACGAGGGGTTCCTCAGTGGAACCGAGGGCGACGACCGACCCGCCGAAAGGAGCGGTCCGAGCAGCCGAAAGGCGGGGTTACGAGGTGCCTGTCGATCAGGGTGACCGGGGTGCCGACGACGGCTACCGGGGCGCCTCCGGCGTCGCCGTCGACCCCCGACCGCGGAGCCGCTGGCGGGACCGGGTGCACACCACCCTCGACCTGATCCGGGCCAACCCCGTCGGTCGGGTCACCCTCAAGATCGCCGTCGCCGTCGTCGGCGCCATCGTGGTCACCGTCGGGATCGCGCTCATCCCGCTGCCCGGGCCCGGCTGGCTGATCGTGATCGGCGGGCTCGTCATCTGGGCCGTCGAGTTCATCTGGGCCCGGCGGCTGCTCGCCTTCACCCGACACAACGTCCAGGCCTGGACGCGCTGGGTGATCGGGCAGTCACTGGCGGTCCGCTTCCTGTTGGGCGCGGTCGGGTTGGTGTTCGTGGCGGCGGTGCTGTGGCTGTCGCTCAAGTACAGCCTCGGCATCGACGTGGTGGCGAGGGTGCTGCACTACCTCGCGACGCACTGA
- a CDS encoding pentapeptide repeat-containing protein, giving the protein MLAIGSLVSVLFVGIGLYITNEANREQQRLTEQGQITERFTTAVEQLGQPGPEKVDVRLGAIYALERIMRDSAVDHPAVVQVLAAFVRVHAPAPNLSPTPSQLAKPPTPPPPPVDIQAALTVLGRREANRDRIGIGDDIDLSHTSLRGVDLHGASLRGVDLSGADLSGADLSGADLSAAGLSGANLIGSDLGGTNLNTAFLLNADLRYADLASAELWGAELSGAKLADADLRNADVGEANGVTTESVRFACIGIGTTLPPGVVSPPDQESKAHCRPQEWKLLPPRFSERKAAADNVRWGLDDAPLRWWRDASGL; this is encoded by the coding sequence GTGCTCGCGATCGGCAGCCTCGTCTCGGTGCTCTTCGTCGGCATCGGGCTGTACATCACGAACGAGGCCAACCGAGAGCAGCAGCGCCTCACCGAGCAGGGGCAGATCACCGAGCGGTTCACCACAGCAGTCGAGCAGTTGGGACAGCCGGGTCCGGAAAAGGTCGATGTTCGCCTCGGTGCCATCTACGCGTTGGAACGCATCATGCGGGACTCTGCCGTCGACCATCCCGCTGTCGTCCAGGTGCTCGCCGCCTTCGTTCGGGTCCACGCCCCCGCGCCCAACCTGAGCCCCACGCCGAGTCAGTTGGCAAAGCCGCCGACTCCCCCTCCGCCCCCGGTCGACATCCAGGCCGCTCTGACTGTGCTCGGCCGCCGTGAAGCCAATCGGGACCGGATCGGAATCGGCGACGACATCGACCTCTCCCACACGAGCCTGAGAGGTGTAGACCTGCATGGGGCGAGCCTGAGAGGTGTAGACCTGAGCGGGGCGGACCTGTCCGGCGCGGACCTGAGTGGGGCGGACCTGAGCGCCGCGGGCCTGAGCGGGGCGAATCTGATTGGCTCAGACCTCGGCGGCACGAACCTGAACACCGCGTTCCTGCTGAACGCGGACTTGCGCTACGCAGACCTGGCCAGCGCCGAATTGTGGGGGGCGGAGCTGTCCGGTGCGAAGTTGGCTGACGCAGACCTCCGGAATGCAGACGTCGGCGAGGCAAATGGCGTGACCACTGAGAGTGTGCGGTTCGCGTGCATTGGCATCGGCACGACATTGCCGCCCGGGGTGGTTAGCCCGCCCGATCAGGAGTCCAAGGCTCACTGCCGCCCTCAGGAGTGGAAGTTGTTACCACCGAGGTTTTCTGAACGCAAGGCCGCGGCCGACAACGTGCGATGGGGGCTCGACGACGCTCCCCTGAGATGGTGGCGCGACGCCAGCGGTCTGTAG
- a CDS encoding transposase: protein MPAPRKYPDELRQRAVRLYRESDPKPVIKRLAEQLGVHPEALRNWIRQDQADHGERFDQPTTAEAEELRRLRKEVAELRRANEILKAASAFFASELDPTRRRS from the coding sequence GTGCCCGCCCCTCGTAAGTACCCGGACGAGTTGCGCCAGCGTGCGGTGCGGCTGTATCGGGAGTCCGACCCCAAACCGGTGATCAAGCGTCTGGCCGAGCAGCTCGGTGTGCATCCCGAGGCGCTGCGGAACTGGATCCGCCAGGACCAGGCTGATCACGGTGAGCGCTTCGACCAGCCCACTACCGCCGAGGCCGAGGAACTGCGCCGGCTCCGCAAAGAGGTCGCTGAGCTGCGCAGAGCCAACGAGATATTGAAGGCCGCGTCTGCTTTTTTCGCATCGGAACTCGACCCGACCCGGCGACGGTCATGA
- a CDS encoding FtsB/FtsL family cell division protein, which produces MRLLSLDYDPVYGGDETVRSSFSGDISVFDFDVVFWDPAASLGSYVNSFFQATHQGLPSLSDDLSVRIKADAKRRREEFVEFVNGGRVLVVFTCPPQRCYVDTGRRSYSGTGRNRTTTRHVELFDLLSALPVDGWDISQASGSRISITGGGPISSVMKKYKGRLSYKAVMTTHPGVPLARVTGTERIVSFIQGGKKDGYLILLPAVDFRAGDSQVEDDEPDGDEEEAPSAEDPWLPAAYDFQLDLLTAIGELNGAKDVARPTWASRYATDGLQRLRREIVEQQKQIEEARAKLADLQKQSELIEARDQLYLGSGRALELEVKDVLELLGGVVTEPEPGRDDWKVSFPDGQQAVVEVKGVSKSAAEKHAAQLEKWVANTFEESGVSPKGILVVNTWREKPLDERTEDDFPNQMIPYSTSRGHCLITGLQLFVMRCDLEENPNRAEHWRKRILDTSGVFSDCTEWAAVIQEISVTQ; this is translated from the coding sequence ATGCGCCTACTCTCCCTCGACTACGACCCGGTCTATGGCGGCGACGAGACTGTAAGGTCTTCCTTCTCAGGAGACATCAGCGTCTTCGACTTCGATGTCGTTTTTTGGGACCCGGCCGCCAGCTTGGGGTCATATGTCAATTCATTTTTTCAGGCCACCCATCAAGGGCTCCCGTCGCTCTCGGACGATCTATCCGTCCGAATCAAGGCAGACGCGAAGCGGCGCAGGGAAGAGTTCGTTGAGTTCGTAAATGGGGGTCGGGTTCTGGTTGTCTTCACGTGCCCGCCGCAGAGATGTTATGTCGACACCGGCCGGCGTAGCTATTCAGGCACCGGTCGCAATCGAACCACGACGAGGCACGTTGAATTGTTTGATCTGCTGTCGGCGCTGCCAGTTGACGGGTGGGATATATCGCAAGCGAGCGGTAGCCGGATTTCAATCACAGGTGGCGGTCCTATTTCTTCCGTTATGAAGAAGTACAAGGGTCGCCTGTCTTATAAGGCTGTCATGACGACCCATCCGGGGGTGCCGCTTGCACGCGTCACTGGCACTGAGCGAATCGTAAGCTTCATACAAGGCGGCAAGAAGGACGGTTATCTCATCCTGCTGCCGGCTGTAGATTTTAGGGCCGGTGACAGCCAGGTCGAGGACGACGAGCCGGATGGGGATGAGGAAGAAGCCCCGTCGGCCGAGGACCCTTGGCTTCCGGCCGCATACGACTTTCAGCTCGATCTACTGACAGCAATCGGTGAACTGAACGGGGCGAAGGATGTTGCCCGCCCCACGTGGGCTAGTCGCTACGCGACCGACGGACTGCAACGTCTCCGCCGTGAGATCGTCGAACAGCAGAAGCAGATTGAAGAAGCCCGGGCAAAGCTGGCTGACCTGCAAAAGCAGAGCGAACTAATTGAGGCGCGAGACCAGCTATACCTAGGCAGCGGACGGGCATTGGAGCTGGAAGTCAAGGATGTCCTCGAACTTCTCGGTGGTGTGGTTACTGAGCCGGAGCCAGGTCGGGACGACTGGAAAGTCTCGTTCCCCGACGGTCAACAGGCCGTTGTGGAGGTAAAGGGTGTTTCCAAGAGTGCGGCCGAGAAGCATGCTGCCCAGCTTGAAAAGTGGGTAGCGAACACGTTCGAGGAGTCAGGCGTTAGCCCCAAGGGGATTCTTGTAGTTAACACATGGAGGGAAAAGCCGCTCGATGAACGGACGGAGGATGATTTCCCGAATCAGATGATCCCGTATTCCACTAGCAGGGGTCATTGCCTCATTACAGGCTTGCAGCTTTTCGTAATGAGATGCGATCTGGAGGAGAATCCGAATCGGGCTGAACACTGGCGGAAGCGTATATTGGACACGTCCGGTGTCTTCAGCGACTGCACTGAATGGGCGGCGGTCATTCAGGAAATATCAGTGACGCAGTGA
- a CDS encoding excisionase family DNA-binding protein: MSRHLTPRWYSPAEVAVLLGFGISKVKMKIATGELRSIKDGKYRRILPEWVDDYIREQVERQEAA, translated from the coding sequence ATGAGCAGACACCTCACCCCGCGCTGGTACTCACCTGCCGAGGTCGCCGTCCTGCTCGGCTTCGGCATCTCCAAGGTCAAAATGAAGATCGCCACCGGCGAGCTGCGCTCCATCAAGGACGGCAAGTACCGCCGCATCCTCCCCGAATGGGTCGACGACTACATCCGCGAACAGGTCGAACGGCAGGAGGCCGCCTGA
- a CDS encoding tyrosine-type recombinase/integrase has product MPGRARANGEGSIFPYRNGFAAYVWVTKPDGKRTRKYVYGKTREAVHDKWIKLHQQAKQGPVATSVPTVGSFLTYWLTEIIQPNRAPLTYATYETFVRRYIAPGLGSKRLDRLQSRDVQTWINQVARTCQCCAQGKDAARRKEKRRCCAVGRCCQAVPSTRTVSDIRAALRAALTHAQAEDLIAKNPAVPVTLATVRRRRGKSWSSDEARKFLEFARADEDPLYAAYALVLVVGLRKGEALGLTWADVDLDAGELTIGRQLQRVRGQLLHRDTKTQASDAILPLPDICLAALKLRQEQRDEARAAAGKAWHENDLVFTTRYGTPIEPRNFQRSWQTRCHRAGVRPITVHDARRTCATLLADLDVHPRVAMQVLRHARFSVTMEIYTQVSSKATRDALKRLGDSLGR; this is encoded by the coding sequence ATGCCCGGACGCGCCCGCGCCAACGGCGAAGGATCAATCTTCCCGTACCGCAACGGCTTCGCCGCCTACGTCTGGGTCACCAAGCCCGACGGCAAGCGCACCCGCAAGTACGTCTACGGCAAGACCCGCGAGGCCGTCCACGACAAGTGGATCAAGCTGCACCAGCAGGCGAAGCAGGGCCCGGTGGCGACCAGCGTCCCGACGGTCGGCAGCTTCCTCACCTACTGGCTCACCGAGATCATCCAGCCGAACCGGGCACCGCTGACCTACGCGACCTACGAGACGTTCGTCCGCCGCTACATCGCCCCCGGCCTCGGGTCCAAGCGGCTCGACCGGCTCCAGTCGCGGGACGTGCAGACGTGGATCAACCAGGTGGCCCGGACCTGCCAGTGCTGCGCGCAGGGCAAGGACGCCGCCCGCCGTAAGGAGAAGCGCCGCTGCTGCGCGGTAGGTCGCTGCTGCCAGGCTGTCCCGTCGACGCGCACGGTCAGCGACATCCGCGCCGCGCTGCGGGCCGCCCTCACCCACGCCCAGGCCGAAGACCTCATCGCCAAGAACCCGGCCGTACCGGTCACCCTCGCCACGGTCCGGCGCCGCCGAGGCAAGTCGTGGTCGAGCGACGAGGCCCGAAAGTTCCTCGAATTCGCCCGCGCCGACGAGGACCCCCTCTACGCCGCCTACGCCCTGGTCCTCGTCGTCGGTCTACGCAAGGGCGAAGCCCTCGGCCTCACCTGGGCGGACGTCGACCTCGACGCCGGGGAGCTGACCATCGGCCGGCAACTGCAACGCGTGCGCGGGCAACTCCTGCACCGCGACACCAAGACCCAGGCGTCCGACGCCATCCTCCCCCTGCCCGACATCTGCCTGGCGGCGCTCAAACTCAGGCAAGAACAACGCGACGAGGCACGAGCAGCCGCCGGCAAGGCATGGCACGAGAACGACCTGGTATTCACCACCCGCTATGGCACACCGATCGAGCCGCGCAACTTCCAGCGCTCCTGGCAAACCCGGTGCCACAGAGCAGGGGTCCGCCCGATCACCGTCCACGACGCCAGGCGCACCTGCGCCACTCTCCTGGCCGACCTGGACGTCCATCCGAGAGTCGCCATGCAGGTCCTCCGGCACGCCCGCTTCTCCGTGACCATGGAGATCTACACCCAGGTCTCGTCGAAGGCGACGCGGGACGCCCTCAAGCGCCTCGGAGACTCACTCGGCCGCTGA
- a CDS encoding DUF4253 domain-containing protein, giving the protein MTTVMDDPDEIAAALRGTLLDGLPIEEGLGETLVVTGIEPTQLLPAWRAARAATPETGRWPVLTSVDEQWHDPSSEEIEALDRAARTVDPWTVFRWWGTDSQLGREDLHLWLPSRLGEDFAQRVGRDVTLPTTRLAVERLTWERLLADSAAVERGWRTVARLVGTGDWYTPSEGVQLVLLPTPMQWLAPAWLSYFGALRPQGPEGLAAAIWQWEQQWGAELVASWGTMLQFVVGRQPALGEQAWHLALQLLALGGNLEPSPWELALAVTRSDAWFLHDRP; this is encoded by the coding sequence GTGACGACGGTGATGGACGACCCCGACGAGATTGCTGCGGCTCTGCGGGGGACCCTGCTGGACGGGCTTCCGATTGAGGAGGGCCTTGGGGAAACGTTGGTGGTCACGGGCATCGAGCCGACCCAGCTTCTTCCCGCCTGGCGGGCTGCACGGGCGGCCACTCCCGAGACCGGCCGGTGGCCCGTTCTCACCAGCGTCGATGAGCAATGGCATGACCCGAGCAGCGAGGAGATCGAGGCGCTGGACCGAGCGGCCCGGACGGTTGACCCGTGGACGGTCTTTCGCTGGTGGGGCACCGACTCGCAGTTGGGTCGGGAAGATCTGCACCTGTGGCTGCCCAGCCGGCTCGGCGAGGACTTCGCCCAGCGGGTTGGGCGGGACGTGACCTTGCCAACGACGCGGCTGGCGGTCGAGCGCTTGACGTGGGAGAGGCTTTTGGCCGACTCTGCCGCAGTCGAGCGAGGTTGGCGGACAGTTGCGCGGCTGGTCGGCACCGGGGACTGGTACACGCCCTCGGAGGGGGTGCAGCTTGTGCTTCTGCCGACCCCGATGCAGTGGTTGGCCCCGGCCTGGCTCAGCTACTTCGGCGCCCTCCGACCGCAAGGCCCGGAGGGACTCGCCGCCGCGATTTGGCAGTGGGAGCAGCAGTGGGGCGCCGAACTGGTGGCGTCCTGGGGGACGATGCTGCAGTTTGTCGTCGGCAGGCAGCCTGCTCTGGGCGAGCAGGCGTGGCATCTCGCCCTCCAGCTCCTGGCGCTGGGCGGCAATCTCGAGCCGAGCCCTTGGGAGCTCGCGCTCGCCGTCACCCGGAGCGACGCCTGGTTCCTGCACGACCGCCCCTGA
- a CDS encoding replication initiator, producing the protein MSTPLTLSRPGLAAGRDAQVLHRSATPEFSGWVEHTRPAGGCSRPIRLTGTIAAVDRHTGRIVSEQHTDELPDRTLYKACGNRRESQCPDCAWVYQGDAFQVVRGGLTGGKGVPASVSRHPVVFATLTAPSFGAVHHRHVPRRTCASRQRCDCRPAPCRARSTAATCKHGQPGVCFARHDADDPRLGRPLCLDCYDHDHQVVWNGFSGELWRRTKQAIERHLAALCRRRGIPFVRVVTASGKVRWVPPLRVSHGKVAEMQRRAAVHFHVLLRLDGVDPDNPDALVPPPAGITVDDLEEAVHAAASKITVTTPAHPDRPQGWLVSWGKQVDVRRINSAGGELTDDKVAAYLAKYATKATEATGHCSTRLTPATIDDYADPEGDHLARLIDACWHLGRPTHTDTASGAATADDRQDTLDTEPRPYAGLRRWAHMLGFGGHFLTKARRYSVTFTVLRDTRATYRRAEDDDTTGTITVGTLTYVGSGWLSDGDALIANTAARQRRESRRIGREELAHEAWLLGAAA; encoded by the coding sequence ATGTCCACCCCGCTCACCCTGTCCCGTCCCGGTCTCGCCGCCGGCCGTGACGCCCAAGTCCTGCACCGCTCCGCCACGCCGGAGTTCTCCGGCTGGGTGGAGCACACCCGCCCCGCCGGCGGCTGCTCCCGTCCGATCCGCCTCACCGGCACCATCGCCGCCGTCGACCGCCACACCGGCCGGATCGTGAGCGAGCAGCACACCGACGAGCTGCCCGACCGGACGCTCTACAAGGCGTGCGGCAACCGCCGCGAATCGCAGTGCCCGGATTGCGCCTGGGTCTACCAGGGCGACGCCTTCCAGGTCGTCCGTGGCGGCCTGACCGGCGGCAAGGGCGTCCCCGCCTCGGTCAGCCGGCACCCGGTCGTCTTCGCCACCCTCACCGCACCGTCCTTCGGCGCGGTCCACCACCGCCACGTCCCCCGCCGCACCTGCGCCAGCCGGCAGCGTTGCGACTGCCGTCCGGCACCGTGCCGCGCCCGGAGCACCGCTGCCACCTGCAAACACGGGCAGCCCGGAGTGTGCTTCGCCCGGCACGACGCCGACGATCCGCGGCTCGGGCGGCCGTTGTGCCTGGACTGCTACGACCACGACCACCAGGTCGTCTGGAACGGGTTCTCCGGTGAGCTGTGGCGGCGCACAAAGCAGGCCATCGAACGTCACCTCGCCGCCCTCTGCCGGAGGCGCGGCATTCCCTTCGTTCGGGTCGTCACGGCCTCGGGCAAGGTCCGCTGGGTGCCGCCGCTGCGGGTGTCGCACGGCAAGGTCGCCGAGATGCAGCGCCGAGCCGCCGTGCACTTCCACGTCCTGCTACGCCTCGACGGCGTCGACCCCGACAACCCGGACGCCCTCGTGCCGCCACCTGCCGGCATCACCGTCGACGACCTGGAGGAAGCCGTCCACGCCGCCGCCTCGAAGATCACCGTCACCACACCCGCACACCCCGACAGGCCGCAGGGCTGGCTGGTCTCCTGGGGCAAGCAGGTCGACGTGCGGCGCATCAACAGCGCCGGCGGCGAGCTGACCGACGACAAGGTGGCCGCCTACCTCGCCAAGTACGCCACCAAGGCGACCGAGGCCACTGGCCACTGCTCCACCCGGCTCACCCCCGCCACCATCGACGACTACGCCGACCCGGAGGGCGACCACCTCGCCCGCCTCATCGACGCCTGCTGGCACCTCGGGCGGCCCACCCACACCGACACCGCCAGCGGCGCCGCAACCGCCGACGACCGTCAAGACACCCTTGACACCGAACCTCGCCCCTACGCCGGGCTGCGCCGCTGGGCGCACATGCTCGGCTTCGGCGGCCACTTCCTCACCAAGGCCCGCCGCTACTCCGTGACCTTCACGGTGCTCCGCGACACTCGCGCCACCTACCGCCGCGCAGAAGACGATGACACCACCGGCACCATCACCGTCGGCACCCTCACCTACGTCGGGTCCGGCTGGCTCAGCGACGGTGACGCACTCATCGCCAACACCGCCGCCCGACAGCGGCGGGAAAGCAGACGCATCGGTCGGGAAGAACTCGCCCACGAAGCCTGGCTCCTCGGGGCCGCCGCATGA
- a CDS encoding AlbA family DNA-binding domain-containing protein — protein sequence MVALRSRRLESVFGVQLDSLAFHHIHALVAAGVQESFDLDFKLTLYGRSDADKRSLASDVAALANTGGGVILLGIEEDDQARATNAPGVEISDAEVARMRQVIASLVAPMPALDILSVPDKAAGVGEAGAEQGFIVVAVPRSPGAPHAVLVNDGLRFPMRNGATTRYLSEPEVATAYRNRFASVQRQAERMEQIEQDAIGNLAVGDRDQPWIVVSLVPALPGDMTFSRETFEAFQQDYMGRQVTLSSHGPSIHRTRVGRRRLLADGTSSYDPEARWISLELHGDGAGAFSQVAFDLNERRRREVPSTTDEEQRFQIISDEWMAAGVVAGLLELARHARDRTAAGGEALIRAQLYPVSSERPTTIGHARGYGFPESRTEEHYRTRAEPAEAAASLDDLAQPSPQLVQAAALLLDELGQAFGVPEMGQLSRDGRVRRPYWGSSTLRGEIVVWAEKNGIEIIDE from the coding sequence ATGGTTGCCCTCCGATCCCGTCGCCTGGAGTCCGTTTTTGGTGTCCAGCTGGACTCGCTCGCCTTTCATCACATCCATGCGCTGGTGGCGGCGGGCGTGCAGGAGTCCTTTGACCTGGACTTCAAGCTCACGCTGTACGGCCGCAGCGACGCGGACAAGCGCAGCCTCGCCAGCGACGTTGCCGCCCTGGCCAACACTGGTGGAGGCGTAATCCTCCTCGGGATCGAGGAGGACGATCAGGCACGCGCCACGAACGCGCCGGGCGTCGAGATCTCCGACGCTGAGGTGGCCAGGATGCGACAGGTGATCGCCTCTCTCGTTGCCCCAATGCCGGCGCTCGACATCCTTAGCGTCCCAGACAAGGCGGCCGGGGTCGGCGAGGCCGGCGCTGAGCAGGGCTTCATCGTGGTGGCGGTGCCCCGTAGCCCGGGGGCGCCGCATGCCGTCCTGGTCAACGACGGGCTGCGCTTCCCTATGCGTAACGGCGCAACGACCCGCTACCTGTCTGAGCCTGAGGTCGCCACCGCCTACCGCAACCGCTTCGCCAGCGTCCAACGACAAGCCGAGCGGATGGAGCAGATTGAGCAGGATGCGATCGGCAATCTCGCCGTCGGGGACCGGGACCAGCCCTGGATCGTCGTGTCGCTGGTACCGGCCCTGCCCGGAGACATGACATTCAGCCGGGAGACCTTCGAGGCGTTCCAGCAGGACTACATGGGACGGCAGGTGACGCTCTCCAGCCACGGGCCGAGCATCCATCGGACCCGCGTTGGGCGGCGTCGCCTGCTTGCCGACGGGACTAGCAGCTACGACCCGGAAGCCCGGTGGATCTCTCTAGAGCTACACGGGGACGGTGCCGGGGCCTTTTCGCAAGTAGCCTTTGACCTGAACGAGCGGCGGCGAAGGGAGGTTCCTTCGACCACCGACGAGGAACAGAGGTTCCAGATCATCTCGGATGAGTGGATGGCAGCGGGCGTTGTCGCCGGACTTCTCGAGCTGGCCCGTCACGCGCGCGATCGGACTGCCGCCGGCGGCGAGGCGCTGATCCGGGCGCAGCTTTACCCGGTGTCAAGCGAGCGACCGACCACGATCGGACACGCCCGAGGCTACGGCTTCCCCGAGTCCCGCACAGAGGAGCATTACCGGACGCGGGCCGAGCCGGCTGAGGCTGCCGCGTCTCTCGACGACCTGGCGCAGCCGAGCCCTCAACTCGTCCAAGCGGCCGCGCTGCTGCTCGACGAGCTCGGCCAAGCGTTCGGTGTGCCGGAGATGGGTCAGCTATCCCGCGATGGCCGGGTGCGCAGGCCCTACTGGGGTTCCAGCACCTTGCGTGGAGAGATCGTTGTTTGGGCCGAGAAGAACGGCATTGAGATCATCGACGAGTAG
- a CDS encoding winged helix-turn-helix domain-containing protein produces MSEAAYLQVTRDIREQISSGQLKPGDKLPSFAALCEHYEVSNTVIRAAMLLLKAEGLIDGRQGKGVYVANPLPQ; encoded by the coding sequence ATGTCTGAAGCTGCATACCTACAGGTCACCAGGGATATCCGCGAGCAGATCAGCTCCGGCCAGTTGAAGCCGGGTGACAAGCTGCCGTCTTTCGCTGCCCTGTGCGAGCACTACGAGGTCAGCAACACCGTCATCCGGGCCGCCATGCTCCTCCTCAAAGCCGAAGGGCTGATCGACGGCCGGCAAGGCAAGGGCGTATACGTCGCGAACCCACTCCCCCAATAG
- a CDS encoding IS3 family transposase: protein MTLVNELRDRFGVEPVLRVLNIAPSTYYGWLAREATPGPREVEDRGLLSEIVDIHDRSGQTYGSPRVHATLARRGIRVGRKRVERLMREHDLQGAFLRKGWRGGSTKQNPKADPAPDLVNRNFTADAPNRLWVADATRIACGDGVLWLAAVRDAFSNRIVGWKTSDRCNTDLVLGALEYGIWSRDVRDGQLIHHSDRGSTYTAIRFSERLADNGILPSMGSVGDSYDNALMENFFSTMKIELVYRNSWRTRDEAENAIFAYIDGWYNRERIQKDLGWLSPDEYEAAWYTGNIDTPNPVNTTHERALAC from the coding sequence ATGACGCTCGTGAACGAGTTGCGTGACCGCTTCGGGGTCGAGCCCGTCCTCCGGGTCCTGAACATCGCTCCGTCGACCTACTACGGCTGGCTGGCCCGCGAGGCCACTCCCGGGCCGCGGGAGGTCGAGGACCGTGGGCTGTTGTCGGAGATCGTCGACATCCACGACCGGTCCGGGCAGACGTATGGCAGTCCGCGTGTGCACGCCACCCTCGCCCGCCGTGGCATCCGAGTGGGCCGCAAGCGGGTTGAGCGGTTGATGCGTGAACACGACCTGCAGGGCGCGTTCCTGCGTAAGGGCTGGCGCGGCGGGTCCACGAAACAGAACCCGAAGGCCGATCCGGCGCCGGACCTGGTCAACCGGAACTTCACCGCCGACGCCCCGAACCGGTTGTGGGTGGCGGATGCGACCCGCATCGCCTGCGGTGACGGCGTGTTGTGGCTGGCCGCGGTCCGTGACGCGTTCTCCAACCGGATCGTGGGCTGGAAGACCTCCGACCGGTGCAACACCGACCTTGTCCTGGGCGCCCTCGAGTACGGGATCTGGTCACGCGACGTGCGTGACGGGCAGTTGATCCATCACAGCGACCGCGGATCGACCTACACCGCGATTAGATTCTCGGAACGCCTGGCGGACAACGGGATCCTGCCCTCGATGGGATCCGTCGGCGACTCCTATGACAACGCGCTCATGGAAAACTTCTTCAGCACGATGAAGATCGAACTGGTCTACCGCAACTCGTGGCGCACCCGCGACGAAGCGGAGAACGCGATCTTCGCCTACATCGACGGGTGGTACAACCGCGAACGCATCCAGAAGGACCTCGGCTGGCTGTCCCCGGACGAGTACGAGGCCGCCTGGTACACAGGGAACATCGATACACCCAACCCTGTGAACACCACCCATGAGCGGGCTCTAGCCTGCTAA
- a CDS encoding cyclic-phosphate processing receiver domain-containing protein: MVTEKLPGIVLVDDLRSFVDGRVAQVARTSRAGIGALERHRGYRLDELWLDHDLGEDDTIWPVVEVLERAAFEERPFDIGVVYVHSANPAGAAKIMQALRRWGYHVGSAAGSPHVGYLSAAE, from the coding sequence GTGGTTACCGAGAAGCTGCCGGGAATCGTGCTGGTTGACGACCTGCGCTCGTTCGTTGATGGGCGGGTAGCACAAGTTGCGCGCACCAGCAGGGCCGGCATCGGGGCGCTGGAGCGACACCGCGGATATCGATTGGACGAGCTGTGGCTGGATCACGACCTCGGTGAGGACGACACGATCTGGCCGGTCGTCGAGGTGTTGGAGCGGGCCGCGTTTGAGGAGCGCCCGTTCGATATCGGCGTGGTGTACGTCCACTCGGCGAATCCCGCCGGCGCTGCGAAGATAATGCAGGCGTTGCGGCGCTGGGGGTACCACGTCGGCTCGGCGGCTGGATCACCGCACGTCGGCTACTTGTCCGCAGCCGAGTAG
- a CDS encoding SsgA family sporulation/cell division regulator → MSVIRPTTVEVETSLRLVAPDATALPVRASLRYDPADPYAVHVLFHAESAGGEAVSWSFARELLVTGLDEPAGIGDVRVWPWATPRGDFVALALSSPDGNALFEVPRSVLVRFLRRTYVVVPRGREAEHLDVDTAVNRLLAGR, encoded by the coding sequence ATGAGTGTCATCCGACCGACGACCGTAGAGGTCGAGACGTCGCTAAGGCTCGTCGCGCCTGACGCCACCGCCTTGCCGGTGCGTGCCAGTCTGCGTTACGACCCTGCTGACCCGTATGCGGTCCATGTCCTGTTCCATGCCGAATCCGCCGGTGGTGAGGCGGTGAGCTGGTCGTTCGCGCGCGAACTGCTGGTCACCGGGCTCGACGAGCCGGCCGGCATCGGCGACGTGCGAGTCTGGCCGTGGGCCACGCCGCGCGGCGACTTCGTCGCGCTCGCGCTGTCGTCCCCGGACGGCAACGCCCTCTTCGAGGTCCCGCGCAGCGTCCTCGTACGCTTCCTACGCCGGACCTACGTCGTCGTCCCGCGCGGCCGGGAGGCCGAGCACCTGGACGTCGACACGGCGGTCAACCGGCTGCTCGCCGGCCGCTGA